From one Ahaetulla prasina isolate Xishuangbanna chromosome 18, ASM2864084v1, whole genome shotgun sequence genomic stretch:
- the LOC131187143 gene encoding coiled-coil domain-containing protein 50-like: MTEVQIDNSCLPPVQEVCRDFAVLEDGALAYCLQEQEIELHYASNIQKNQLVQNDLRMAKRLQNQEVEAQKLQDNRPPLKESPEGDPKNAQVTQKDLQVKPGKADRKKKSKEEERVKRFQNLEKDESGQPKQRPSRGTRDGIPEALHWEMARLELQIQQQFQEDEELARKLQEEEEEEETRIRAKRNREQDDDYRAAQVAQDEEIARYLQDKELHTQWGSPRQERQEAEPPRRPEGQEKDSWPSGRSPALLRIQIQEDPHGTMKGTTPVDKKPQFCRNIAEVLDPTFQAAKMGTPSDVMDLGSKAPSPGPLAQTDSSFDYPQGMAAPVFVSPTKRQPDKVGCPKSSNKKEGCRQQ; the protein is encoded by the exons ATGACGGAAGTTCAGATTGACAATTCCTGCCTGCCACCAGTCCAGGAAG TTTGCCGAGACTTCGCTGTCCTAGAAGATGGTGCGTTGGCCTATTGTCTACAAGAGCAAGAGA tCGAGCTGCACTACGCTTCCAATATCCAGAAGaaccagctggtccagaatgaccTCCGCATGGCCAAGAGACTTCAAAACCAGGAGGTGGAAGCCCAGAAGCTCCAGGACAACAGGCCACCACTGAAAGAAAG CCCAGAGGGAGATCCTAAAAACGCCCAGGTGACCCAGAAAGATCTTCAGGTGAAACCAGGAAAAGCTGATCGGAAGAAGAAGTCAAAAGAAGAG GAGAGAGTCAAGCGGTTCCAGAACCTGGAAAAGGACGAGAGCGGCCAGCCAAAGCAACGGCCCTCGCGTGGGACAAGAG ATGGCATCCCTGAAGCCCTGCATTGGGAGATGGCCAGGCTGGAGCTCCAGATCCAACAGCAGTTCCAGGAAGACGAGGAACTGGCTCGGAAGCtgcaagaggaggaagaagaggaggagacccGTATC AGAGCCAAGAGGAACCGGGAGCAAGATGACGATTACCGGGCGGCTCAAGTAGCACAGGATGAG GAAATTGCACGCTACCTGCAAGACAAGGAACTCCACACCCAGTGGGGCTCCCCACGCCAGGAAAGGCAGGAGGCTGAGCCCCCCAGGCGCCCCGAGGGACAAGAG aaggacTCCTGGCCGAGTGGCAGAAGTCCAGCCCTGCTGAGGATCCAGATCCAGGAGGACCCCCATGGGACGATGAAAGGAACAACCCCGGTTGACAAGAA gcCACAGTTTTGCCGAAATATCGCTGAAGTTCTGGATCCAACTTTTCAAGCTGCTAAAATGGGAACGCCTTCTGATGTGATGGATCTGGGTTCAAAAG CACCCAGCCCAGGACCCCTGGCCCAGACGGACAGCTCCTTTGACTACCCGCAGGGGATGGCAGCCCCCGTCTTTGTCTCCCCGACCAAACGACAGCCAGACAAGGTGGGCTGCCCGAAATCCAGCAACAAAAAGGAAGGCTGCCGACAGCAGTGA